The proteins below are encoded in one region of Paeniglutamicibacter cryotolerans:
- a CDS encoding chlorohydrolase family protein — protein sequence MRTKYSADYVLGYDGSGHTLIPRGQIVVEDDIIVHVGQDYSGNVDESVELEQSLLTPGLIDLDALTDIDHLILDSWAAPDVADAHIWSQEYFDGGRHDVCTPGERQTLREFALVQLALHGITTYMPIASEIHSSWAETYDELVGMSETSRRIGLRGYLGPAYRSGVHVVTAEGERRVAFAEDKGLEGLDDALRFLDYARDLADPLVNGVLLPCRIETMTEDLLARTAALATERNVPVRLHSLQGELEVKLLAEAGDTPIEVLRRTGLLNCDLLVPHGVMIDATDPGHHAPEGALTLLAEHGVSIIHCPLTTFRYGKALNSFDRFRAAGINLALGTDSFPPDLIRGIDVGMHLARLVEGRADAGSLNDYFDAATLGGATALKRPDLGRLTPGAQADFVAFSLGDFRDGVIEDPLRTLVLNGTARQVTHSVVAGRPVIVDSTLPGLDLDALRSRAQGIFTKLRTAYSERDAQHRDADVLFPPPYPVSGTATVAS from the coding sequence GTGCGGACAAAATACAGCGCAGATTACGTCCTCGGATACGACGGGTCGGGCCATACCCTGATCCCCCGTGGACAAATCGTCGTCGAGGACGACATCATCGTCCACGTCGGCCAGGACTACTCCGGCAACGTCGATGAGTCGGTCGAGTTGGAGCAAAGCCTGCTGACTCCCGGACTGATCGACCTCGATGCCCTGACCGACATCGACCACCTGATCCTGGATTCCTGGGCGGCCCCGGACGTGGCCGACGCGCACATCTGGTCACAGGAGTACTTCGATGGCGGCCGGCATGACGTCTGCACCCCCGGGGAACGCCAGACGCTGCGTGAATTCGCGCTGGTGCAGCTGGCCCTGCACGGTATCACCACGTACATGCCGATCGCCTCGGAAATCCATAGCTCCTGGGCGGAGACCTACGACGAGCTGGTGGGCATGAGTGAAACCAGCCGCAGGATCGGCCTGCGTGGCTACCTGGGTCCTGCCTACCGCTCCGGCGTCCACGTCGTCACAGCCGAAGGCGAACGCCGCGTCGCCTTTGCCGAAGACAAGGGCCTTGAGGGCTTGGACGATGCCCTCCGATTCCTGGACTACGCCCGGGACCTTGCCGATCCCCTGGTCAACGGCGTCCTGTTGCCGTGCCGTATCGAAACGATGACCGAGGACCTGCTGGCCCGCACCGCAGCCTTGGCCACCGAGCGCAACGTCCCGGTCCGACTGCACTCGCTACAGGGTGAACTCGAAGTGAAGCTGCTCGCCGAGGCCGGGGACACCCCGATCGAGGTGCTCCGGCGCACCGGGCTGCTCAACTGCGATCTGCTGGTCCCGCACGGCGTGATGATCGATGCGACCGACCCGGGCCACCACGCACCGGAGGGGGCCCTCACCCTGCTGGCCGAACACGGGGTCAGCATCATCCACTGCCCACTGACCACCTTCCGCTACGGCAAGGCGCTGAACTCCTTCGACCGCTTCCGCGCGGCAGGCATTAACCTCGCACTGGGTACCGACTCCTTCCCGCCGGACCTGATCCGCGGCATCGACGTCGGCATGCACTTGGCCAGGCTCGTCGAGGGGCGGGCCGATGCAGGGTCGCTGAACGACTACTTCGATGCGGCAACGCTCGGCGGCGCCACGGCACTGAAGCGCCCGGACCTGGGCCGTTTGACCCCCGGTGCCCAGGCCGACTTCGTCGCCTTCTCGCTGGGGGATTTCCGCGACGGGGTAATCGAGGACCCGCTACGAACCCTGGTCCTCAACGGCACAGCCCGCCAGGTCACCCACTCGGTGGTCGCCGGTCGGCCGGTCATCGTGGATTCAACACTCCCGGGCCTTGACCTGGATGCGCTGCGGTCCCGGGCCCAGGGGATCTTCACCAAGCTGCGCACCGCGTATTCCGAGCGCGATGCGCAACACCGGGATGCCGATGTGCTTTTCCCACCGCCCTACCCCGTGTCGGGGACGGCCACCGTGGCTTCCTAG
- a CDS encoding DUF3100 domain-containing protein, which translates to MNQKPAAVRRVETGRTNAPAQAPNVRNWTGIIAVSTLISIAAIAIGTHKFQLGPAALVLFPIIWAVVIGGIVGVQKVRPITPSGRSVATVLLEVGIVMFLAGLGAQIGPSLSKFAEIGPAIALQEIGHIVGTVIIALPVAVGLGLGRASIGATWSIDRESFLAYAIQKFGVRSAEYRGVFSVWLLGSLFGAVFISLLAGLLGGLEIFDPRALALGLGLGSASMMLGGVGALSLLYPEMAGEILALAALSNLVTNIVGFYAGVFIALPMCKSLYNFWKRVFGKDDEGRSTRRLAADASESSAAGRKPKREVKLEVEADPVIKRTPKVMLLALLVAGLTGALMNALGTKSFEPKDLLGIGLFMVLTLVAFTVAKYVPSVPSSVWVLALGTLLSAPFMPTASFVADVIGNLDVIMIGLASLTLIGLTLGRDIAAIRTLGWRIVVVALLTYSASFIAAAAIAQFTLHL; encoded by the coding sequence ATGAATCAGAAACCAGCAGCAGTGCGGCGTGTCGAAACCGGGCGGACCAATGCTCCGGCGCAGGCGCCCAACGTGCGCAACTGGACCGGCATCATCGCCGTTTCCACGTTGATTTCCATCGCCGCCATCGCGATCGGAACACACAAGTTCCAGCTCGGCCCTGCCGCGCTTGTCCTCTTCCCGATCATCTGGGCCGTGGTCATCGGCGGTATCGTCGGCGTACAGAAGGTCCGTCCAATCACCCCGTCGGGCCGTTCCGTGGCGACGGTCCTGCTCGAGGTCGGCATCGTGATGTTCCTGGCCGGCCTCGGAGCCCAGATCGGCCCGTCGCTGAGCAAGTTCGCCGAGATTGGCCCGGCCATCGCGCTGCAGGAAATCGGGCACATCGTCGGAACGGTCATCATCGCGCTGCCGGTGGCGGTCGGCCTGGGACTGGGGCGCGCCTCCATTGGGGCCACTTGGTCCATCGACCGCGAGTCCTTCCTGGCCTATGCCATCCAGAAATTCGGCGTCCGTTCTGCCGAGTACCGCGGCGTCTTTTCGGTGTGGCTGCTCGGCAGCCTTTTCGGCGCCGTCTTCATCTCCTTGCTGGCGGGCCTGCTCGGCGGCTTGGAGATCTTCGATCCCCGAGCCCTGGCACTGGGCCTCGGGCTGGGATCCGCATCCATGATGCTCGGCGGCGTCGGCGCGCTGTCCCTGCTCTACCCGGAGATGGCCGGGGAGATCCTAGCGCTTGCCGCGTTGTCCAACCTCGTCACCAACATCGTTGGGTTCTATGCAGGAGTGTTCATTGCCCTGCCGATGTGCAAGTCGCTCTACAACTTCTGGAAGCGCGTTTTCGGCAAGGACGACGAGGGCCGTTCTACCCGGCGTCTGGCGGCCGACGCCTCGGAGTCGAGCGCGGCGGGGAGGAAGCCGAAGCGGGAAGTGAAGCTGGAGGTCGAGGCGGACCCGGTGATCAAACGAACCCCTAAGGTGATGCTGCTGGCGCTGCTCGTGGCCGGACTCACTGGTGCACTGATGAATGCCCTGGGCACCAAGTCGTTCGAGCCCAAGGACCTTCTCGGCATCGGCCTCTTCATGGTTCTGACACTGGTGGCCTTCACCGTGGCCAAGTACGTACCCTCGGTCCCCTCGAGTGTGTGGGTTCTTGCGTTGGGAACGCTGCTCTCGGCCCCGTTCATGCCGACGGCTTCCTTCGTTGCCGATGTGATCGGCAACCTCGACGTCATCATGATCGGGTTGGCCTCGCTGACACTGATCGGACTCACGCTGGGACGCGACATCGCAGCGATCAGGACGCTGGGCTGGCGCATCGTAGTCGTTGCCTTGCTGACCTACTCGGCCAGCTTCATCGCCGCGGCCGCCATCGCGCAGTTCACCCTGCACCTCTAG
- a CDS encoding GntR family transcriptional regulator, with the protein MVKQPAVAASALAENEESRGFGALADQVYARMLRAIITGESAPGTRLRERALSEDHNVSRVPVREAIQRLEQEGFVVTSPRRGAVVRELTIDDAQELYDARICIEPHAARAAARRVRTGEADVAALRAAIGEHAADESGPIPDETVSANLAFHTELVNLGGNSILIGLFRPLLGRMEWLFNQTPGTRHHEQRHEHRDLVQAIASGNPELASALAYTHLELGREPILADLSKTLG; encoded by the coding sequence ATGGTCAAACAGCCAGCAGTCGCCGCCTCGGCATTAGCCGAAAACGAGGAATCCAGGGGCTTCGGCGCCCTCGCTGACCAAGTCTACGCACGCATGCTCCGGGCCATCATCACCGGTGAATCAGCTCCCGGAACCAGACTGCGCGAACGCGCCCTCTCGGAGGATCACAACGTTTCCCGCGTTCCCGTGCGCGAGGCCATCCAGCGCCTGGAACAGGAGGGCTTCGTGGTGACCTCCCCGCGCCGCGGTGCCGTCGTGCGCGAACTGACAATCGACGATGCACAAGAGCTCTACGACGCACGCATCTGCATCGAACCGCACGCAGCAAGGGCGGCCGCCCGCCGGGTCCGCACCGGCGAGGCCGACGTTGCGGCGCTGCGTGCCGCCATCGGCGAGCACGCGGCCGACGAGTCCGGTCCGATCCCGGACGAAACGGTCAGCGCCAACCTGGCCTTTCACACCGAGTTGGTGAATCTGGGCGGGAATTCGATCCTGATTGGGCTGTTCCGCCCTTTGTTGGGCCGCATGGAATGGTTGTTCAACCAGACCCCGGGCACCCGGCACCATGAACAACGCCACGAGCACCGCGACCTGGTGCAGGCCATTGCCTCCGGTAACCCCGAACTCGCTTCGGCCCTGGCCTATACCCACCTCGAATTGGGCCGCGAACCCATCCTCGCCGACCTGAGCAAGACCCTCGGCTAG
- a CDS encoding amidohydrolase family protein, producing MLVTNIRPWGRPAVDLEFTQGAITSVAPHTGARPGPGDVDGRGRLALPSFSDVHVHLDSTRIGLPFREHTGAPGVWAMMLNDRQNWRNTDIGIGELVVGTLERMIAHGTTRVRSYAQIDVDCKLERFEAVLAAKEKFAHAADVDIMAFPQAGLLLEPGTTEYLEEALKLGATVMGGIDPCQLDRDPVRHLDIVFGLAEKYQVDVDIHLHEPGHLGIYSADLIMERTRALGMQGRVTLSHAYDLGNVSEAATAKLIEEMAELDVSWATVAPSTAGKQFTLAAMAEAGVRVGLGEDGQRDYWSPYGNCDMLSRTWQLAFTHGLRQDEMIEHCAAIATMGGASIMNRSVRRLNGTGDRPGLEIGDRADVVLVDGDTITSAVMDKGTDRTVFHDGRLVADGLELCG from the coding sequence GTGCTGGTTACCAATATCCGTCCCTGGGGCCGCCCCGCCGTTGACCTTGAATTCACCCAGGGCGCCATCACCTCGGTCGCCCCGCACACCGGGGCCCGGCCAGGACCCGGCGACGTCGACGGGCGCGGTCGCCTGGCGTTGCCATCCTTCAGCGACGTGCACGTGCACCTGGACTCCACGCGCATCGGACTGCCGTTCCGCGAACACACCGGCGCTCCAGGTGTGTGGGCCATGATGCTCAACGACCGGCAGAACTGGCGCAACACCGACATCGGCATCGGGGAACTGGTGGTCGGAACGCTTGAGCGCATGATCGCCCACGGCACCACCCGGGTGCGCAGCTACGCGCAGATCGATGTCGACTGCAAGCTCGAGCGCTTCGAGGCAGTGCTGGCCGCCAAGGAGAAGTTCGCCCACGCCGCCGACGTGGACATCATGGCCTTCCCCCAGGCCGGGCTGCTGCTCGAGCCGGGAACCACGGAGTACCTCGAGGAGGCGCTGAAGCTCGGGGCCACGGTCATGGGCGGCATAGACCCATGCCAGTTGGACCGCGACCCGGTCCGGCACCTCGACATCGTTTTCGGCCTTGCCGAAAAATACCAGGTGGACGTCGACATCCACCTGCACGAACCCGGCCACCTGGGCATCTACAGTGCCGACCTGATCATGGAGCGCACCCGGGCGCTGGGCATGCAGGGCAGGGTCACCCTTTCCCACGCCTACGATCTCGGTAACGTCTCGGAAGCGGCCACGGCCAAACTGATCGAGGAAATGGCCGAGCTGGACGTTTCCTGGGCCACCGTCGCCCCATCGACCGCCGGCAAGCAGTTCACCCTCGCCGCGATGGCCGAGGCCGGGGTGCGCGTGGGCCTGGGCGAGGACGGCCAGCGCGACTACTGGAGCCCGTACGGAAACTGCGACATGCTCTCGCGCACCTGGCAGCTGGCCTTCACGCACGGGCTGCGCCAGGACGAGATGATCGAGCACTGCGCGGCCATCGCCACCATGGGCGGGGCCTCCATCATGAACCGCAGCGTGCGGCGCCTGAACGGCACCGGCGACCGTCCGGGGCTGGAGATCGGTGATCGCGCCGACGTCGTGCTCGTTGACGGGGATACGATCACCAGCGCCGTGATGGACAAGGGAACGGACCGCACGGTCTTTCACGACGGAAGACTTGTTGCCGACGGGCTAGAACTCTGTGGCTGA
- a CDS encoding MFS transporter: MAERSPVPTALHQAPTGKPAATSPVKRAVPLLGLLAAFAVGLNLRPAITSVAAILQELTATAGLAPADVVLLSSLPVAAFGLSAPLIPLLTRRLGTELVLLASMLLLAGSLGMRALVPGLLLLCTFTAGVAIMGGSILMPQYLKELRASPRAVGIATTTFGVGAAAGASLTRPVVAAAGGNLSAGLGIWTVLAIAAAVLVWVRAASAGGAVPVREPGGGLPAPAAAAARGAARVFGPEGRRTAALIGAVFGLQAILYFAVSSWLPTIQDEAGIDRGTAANMLAWFSAVGFISTLLTPMLMAHLRLLRLAAALIGACVAFGFGWLALGGAAGSFGAITLLGFSQSAAFGLSMALIVAKTANGAIAGKLSAVSQGFGYVAAALGSALIGGLRTWTGSWNASLALMSLLALAMGVVAVLAVGREAISGAEHGREE; encoded by the coding sequence GTGGCTGAGCGGTCACCGGTCCCGACTGCCCTCCACCAGGCGCCCACCGGGAAGCCGGCCGCGACCTCGCCGGTGAAACGGGCTGTACCGCTGCTCGGCCTACTGGCGGCCTTCGCCGTCGGCCTGAACCTGCGCCCGGCCATTACCTCGGTGGCGGCCATCCTTCAGGAGCTGACCGCAACGGCCGGGCTCGCACCGGCGGACGTGGTGTTGCTTTCTTCGCTGCCCGTGGCCGCCTTCGGGCTGAGCGCGCCACTGATCCCGTTGTTGACCCGTCGGCTCGGCACGGAGCTGGTGCTCCTTGCCTCGATGTTGCTGCTCGCCGGCAGCCTCGGAATGAGGGCGCTGGTTCCGGGACTGCTGCTTCTCTGTACGTTTACCGCCGGGGTGGCGATCATGGGCGGCAGCATCCTCATGCCGCAGTATCTCAAGGAGTTGCGAGCCTCGCCGCGGGCTGTCGGCATCGCCACGACGACCTTCGGGGTCGGTGCCGCGGCGGGAGCTTCGCTGACCCGGCCGGTCGTGGCAGCGGCCGGTGGGAACCTTTCTGCCGGGCTGGGGATTTGGACCGTGCTGGCCATCGCGGCCGCTGTCCTCGTCTGGGTCCGAGCGGCTAGCGCTGGCGGTGCGGTCCCGGTTCGGGAACCCGGGGGAGGCCTCCCGGCGCCGGCGGCCGCCGCAGCCCGAGGTGCGGCCAGAGTCTTCGGCCCGGAGGGGCGGCGCACGGCGGCGCTGATTGGGGCGGTCTTCGGCCTCCAAGCGATCCTCTACTTTGCCGTGTCCAGCTGGCTTCCGACCATCCAGGACGAGGCGGGAATTGACCGCGGCACGGCGGCGAACATGCTTGCCTGGTTCAGTGCCGTGGGGTTCATCTCCACGCTGCTGACCCCGATGCTGATGGCGCATCTTCGTTTGCTGCGCCTCGCTGCGGCGCTGATCGGCGCGTGCGTTGCGTTCGGGTTCGGATGGTTGGCGCTCGGGGGAGCGGCAGGCTCCTTCGGTGCCATTACGCTGCTGGGATTCTCCCAGAGCGCAGCCTTCGGCCTCTCCATGGCGCTGATCGTTGCCAAGACGGCAAACGGCGCGATAGCCGGGAAGCTCTCGGCGGTCAGCCAAGGCTTCGGTTATGTGGCGGCAGCGCTGGGTTCGGCGCTCATCGGTGGGCTGCGGACCTGGACCGGCTCCTGGAATGCCTCACTAGCCCTGATGTCGCTGCTGGCGCTGGCGATGGGTGTGGTGGCGGTGCTGGCCGTCGGCCGGGAAGCTATTTCCGGGGCGGAGCACGGCCGGGAAGAGTGA